In Doryrhamphus excisus isolate RoL2022-K1 chromosome 7, RoL_Dexc_1.0, whole genome shotgun sequence, one genomic interval encodes:
- the mfsd13a gene encoding transmembrane protein 180, whose protein sequence is MGRSIGGCWQGVVSTGVLYGSLALFTSVLHNVFLLYYVETFVSVYKIDKVSFWVGETVFLLWNSFNDPLFGWLSDRAFLSSAQTGSQVTSPEVVLKRLKALSANGPLLALSFLAFWVAWATPGLQFLVCLCLYDGFLTMVDLHHSALLADLAVSAADRTRLNFHCSVFSALGSLSVFLSYSFWDKEDFYAFRLFCLSLAAFSILGFFLVSRLLRQRFEMDVRPRQDEALALKELSVGHAPLTCPERPLTIRQYLKQLSKHKNFMWFVSMNLIQVFHCHFNNNFFPLFLEHLLSDNISSSTGSILLGISYVAPHLNNLYFLSLCQRHGVYRVIRWLFMLKLGLSVAMLLAGADHVFLLCIFIASNRVFTEGTCKLLKLVISDLVDEDFVVNRRKQAASALLFGMVALVTKPGQTFAPLIGTWLLCAYTGYDIFLREPVKDTPGLDAAPGSGTPPLRLGCFHMLVFVPITCALLQLAAWSRFTLHGRKLQGIKSCRQGAQHGGLVDVKAV, encoded by the exons ATGGGCCGGAGCATCGGGGGCTGCTGGCAAGGCGTGGTCTCCACCGGGGTGCTCTACGGCTCTTTGGCCCTCTTCACCTCCGTCCTCCACAATGTCTTCCTGCTCTACTACGTGGAGACCTTTGTGTCCGTCTACAAGATTGACAAAGTCTCCTTTTGGGTTGGAGAG ACGGTGTTCCTGCTGTGGAACAGTTTCAACGATCCTCTCTTCGGTTGGCTGAGCGATCGCGCCTTCCTCAGCTCTGCTCA GACCGGCTCCCAGGTCACGTCTCCAGAGGTGGTCCTGAAGCGTCTGAAGGCGCTATCTGCCAATGGACCGCTCTTGGCTCTTTCCTTCCTGGCCTTCTGGGTGGCGTGGGCCACGCCGGGCCTGCAGTTCCTGGTCTGCCTGTGCCTGTACGACGGCTTCCTCACCATGGTGgacctccaccacagcgcccTGCTGGCCGACCTGGCCGTGTCCGCCGCCGACCGCACGCGCCTCAACTTCCACTGCTCGGTGTTCAGCGCCCTGGGATCTCTCTCCGTCTTCCTGTCCTATTCCTTCTGGGACAAGGAGGACTTTTACGCCTTCCGCCTCTTTTGCCTGTCTCTGGCCGCCTTCTCCATCTTGGGATTCTTCCTTGTCTCCCGGTTGCTACGGCAACGCTTTGAGATGGACGTTCGTCCGAGACAGGACGAGGCGCTGGCGCTCAAAGA GCTGTCGGTTGGCCACGCCCCTCTCACCTGCCCAGAGCGCCCCCTCACCATCAGGCAGTACCTCAAACAGCTCTCCAAGCACAAGAACTTCATGTGGTTCGTGTCCATGAACCTCATTCAG GTGTTTCACTGCCACTTCAACAACAACTTCTTCCCCCTTTTCCTGGAACACCTCCTGTCGGACAACATCTCCTCCTCCACGGGCTCCATCCTCCTGG GGATCTCCTACGTGGCCCCCCACCTCAACAATTTGTACTTCCTGAGCCTGTGCCAGCGCCACGGCGTCTACCGGGTCATCCGCTGGCTTTTTATGCTCAAACTCGGACTGAGCGTGGCCATGCTGCTGGCCGGGGCCGACCACGTCTTTCTGCTGTGCATCTTCATCGCCAG TAATCGGGTTTTCACGGAGGGAACGTGCAAGCTGCTGAAGCTGGTCATCTCCGACCTGGTGGACGAGGACTTTGTGGTGAACCGGCGGAAGCAGGCGGCATCGGCACTGCTCTTCGGGATGGTGGCCCTGGTGACCAAGCCCGGGCAGACGTTTGCCCCGCTCATCGGCACATGGCTGCTGTGCGCCTACACAG GCTATGATATTTTCCTAAGGGAACCTGTCAAGGACACTCCGGGGCTGGATGCGGCCCCGGGCTCAGGGACCCCGCCTCTGCGTCTGGGCTGCTTTCACATGCTGGTGTTTGTTCCCATCACCTGCGCCCTGCTGCAGCTGGCCGCCTGGTCCCGCTTCACGCTGCACGGACGCAAGCTGCAAGGCATCAAGAGCTGCCGGCAGGGCGCCCAACACGGGGGCCTGGTGGACGTCAAGGCCGTATGA